GTGAGGAGCCTCCAGCTGGCACTGGGGACTGTAGGGAAGGGGTGAAATGCAGCACGGGATTCCCCAAAGGGACTGAGCGTCGCTCTGCACCTCCTCCCAACGCAAGAGGTGGTGTTTACAAACAGAAGGTCATGGAGGAGGTGTCCATGGCACCAGCAGCCTCAGGACATCTCTGTGACAAAAACCAGGGAGGGTGTTTGCAAGTTTAGGTCCCCAAAGTGACCGAGCATTGCTCTGCACCTCCTTCCAATGCAAGAGCTGGTGTTTACAAACAGGAGAAGACAAAACTGCCAGGCTGTGGTGAGGACGGGGTGGTTGTCCGAGCAGAGGTTATCAACTTGGAGAACAGAAGATGAGGAGCCCTGTGAGGTGCCCACAGTGCAGGAAAACGAGCAGCACCAAAGTGGGGAGGTATCCGGCGGGGGGCCTGGGGCTCTTTGAAGGTCTGCTCTGCCCCATCTCTCAGAGACGCTGCACGCTGAGGCTGCTGCGCGTGGGGATGGAGGAACGTCTCCAAGTGCTCCCCACGCCCCCATCCACCGTGGGGGCTTTACAGGCAAAGGCTCCGGGGACAAGGCCGGGCAGCATGTCACCTCCGAGCCAAGCGCCACGCGGAGCTGGCTGGGTTGTGCAGCCCTCGTGGGCTGCTCCTGGTAGGGgtgggagcagctgggctgggacgCGGTCTCCTCATCACTGCCTCCATCCACACCCACTGACTCCAagcccagggcagagccccccagctcccccagccccttgcGTCCCCCAGTGCCCAACACCGGTGGCCTGACCTTGCGCATGTCCAAGGCGAGGGCCTCCAGGATGTCCTTCTTCTGCTCCTCCAGGAAGCGGCCCAGGGCCTCCAGCTGCGCCAAGCGGTACTCCAAGGGCCGCGTCCTCCCCGAGAGCCAGGCTGCCCGCAGGCGGCTCACCAGCCCCGCGTAGGGGTTCCCGctgtggggacggggacatCAGGGGGACCCCATCCCCACTGCAGCCCTCCGGGTGCTGAGGCACAGGAGCTCCACATCCCCCAGCCCGGTGCCCACCCAGCATCAAACTGGGGCAGCCATGGAGCGGGCAGGGAGTCTGGGCACCTCCTGTCTCCCCTGCATCCTGGCCACACGCTGCCATCCCTTTGCTCTCACCTCGTGCCACCCTCATCCTCGGGGGCTGTGCCAGCATCACcgcccaggggctgctgcccgcAGAGCTCCTCCATGCCGGGCTGTGGGAAGCAGCTGacagcctccagcagccctggggagaggcaggaggctgcaAAGCCCGCGTTCCTGTGCGGTCCTGGCTAACGGGGAGCCTTACACCCGGTCGAGGTGGCTTTGGGGAGCCCGGTCAGCACCCTGGCACCGCAGCCACGTCCCTGCTGAGCGCAGGGCGCAGGCAGAGGCTGCCCCGCTTCCCTGGAGCTGGGAGGCTGCCAgcttcctgcccttccccttGGCTCCCTGCGtcactgctggctctgctccagcccaAACCGCCTGGGACATGGGATGCAACCAGAGATCGTGCTGTGGGGTGACGGTGAGCCCAAAACATGCCTCCAGCGGGGAAGTGGCTGGCGGCGAGGGGTTTGCAGTGCCACGGCTCCTTGCAACGGGACAGCCCTGCCTTGCCTCTCCGGGCCGGCCCCAGCacacagtgctgcagccaggcatCCCTGCGGGGCTGCCAGTGCACAGAGTTCCTCAAGTGCCAACTGTCCCTGCGGCCATGTCACGAGTAAGGGTCCCCATCAGGGGCATGGGGACACCCGGGGACACAATAGGGTGTCcgggggctgggcaggggcgCAGGGTTAACCCCGCGACCGTATTTTCGTCTCGTCTCCTCCCACTCCCTGCACCCCCAGGCAGGTGAAGGAGGCACCAGGCCTCCTTCTGTGAGGCCGCAGAACTCAATGCAAAGTCTTTACTAAAGCAGAGttacacagaggaaaaagcaacagcTGTCAGGAGAGCAAGGTTCACAGGGACGGAAAGGGTCATCTAACGAGAGATGGGGCTAACTGCTGGCTCTCAACATCCAGGGGGCTGCTTCTCTGCCAAGAAGAGAAGTCTGGGGTGAGAACAAGAAATTTTTGACATTTCAGCTATATCACGGCACACGGTccagagcagaggaagctggGCAGGAGTGAATGTGCAGGAGGGGTCTGTCCCTGCTGTCCAACACACATCTGGGTGGCAGTGAGGCAAAGGATGTGGCACGGGACAGAGGGAGCGGTGCAGACAAAGGGGGTTTCACTCTGCAGGCCCCAGCCACGCATCCCCAGCCCGGTCAGTCCATGAGCGGCGCGGGGCACTCCTCAGAGCAGGGTGCACATGCCCTTGCGCTTGATCTCAAAGGTGGCCGTCATCAGCCCCAGCTTCTGCTGGTTGTAGGGCGGGTAGCGCAGGCTGTTGATGGCCTCCAGGCCCATGTTGCGGTGCAGGCAGCCGCGGTGCTGAGAGAAGGTGTCGAAGGTGAACTTGCCATGGTATTCCCCAAGCCACTGTTACCTGCAACAGAGAGCACAGGTCCAGACTTCCTACAGGActctcctcctgcccaccctgACCCACAGGGCTGCAGGCTTTTCTCATGGAAATCTCCTGCTGCCAGGCGATGGCCGACGCGGTGCAGGACCTCTTGCCCTTCCCTGTTCCTTGTCGAGCTCTACGGCTCCTCAGTCACACAGTGCCAGATAATCCCTGCAGCTCACCACTGCTTGGAGTTCCACGTGCATCACTGTGACTGGTCTCCGCTTGCTACGTGGTCACAGGCTCTTCACAAAGCTCTGCTGGGTCTACGAGGCCTGATTTCCCTCTGCAACCTCAGCGGTGCCTTACCGCATGTACCCACGGCTAGGGGCCACCACCCTGCCTGGAACGAAGGTCAGCCAATTCCTGGAGCTCTTAAAATCGGCAGCGCATTGGCAATGCTGGTTACCCTGATTCTTGTGGCTGATTTAAGCTTGAGGCTGCACGTCACGGCTAATAGCCCAGTGACTTCACAGCCAGGTTACTGCGGAAGCTTTGGCAGATGCCATCTCACCCTGATGACTTCAGGCCCTCCACCTGATAATTTGAGGCCGTTTCTCTGAATCATTTCCATAAAGATAAGTTACGGCACAGGAACCACCAACAATTGTTCCCTGATCCACAGTCAGGTAAGGAATTAATTCTGCTTTCCTGTCTCGGCATCTTATTATGTCTGAATCAGCTGTCAGCTCTGACAGAGATGCTGAGCACGTGGAGTTTCTTCCCCACAATAATCTCCAGAGAATATTCTAGGGAAGAGACCACGAGATCAGGAAAGTATTCTGGGGAAGCATCATCAAATTCTTCCTGTATTCCTGTGCTGCTCTCCCCTGGACATCTCACTGTAGGCAATGCCACAACCAGGACCCAGTGCTCAGGAGACCTCACTTTTTACCTGAAAAAACAATTGTTGTGTTCATATAAGGACACTGAAAAGCAGGTACTTCTTCCTCTTGGCTGAGGAGGATCTCCACATTACCACAGGCAGATTTCCCTGACATTCGTAAGTGTTTTACTCTTAATACTTAGTcttaaaatgcagaatgaaaGTATAAGCCTGCTCCTGAGTGATGTTAAGGGCTCCGATCCAGCACCACgctgcctgcaggaggaaaGCTCGCCTACCCAAGAAGCACAATGATGCCAGACAAGGAGCAGTGATGGACTGACCAAAGACAGCAGCGCCTGAGGAGCTCCCAAGTAAGCCCAAGCAGAGAAGGCACAAAATCCACTCACATTGCCTGCATTTGACAAATGTCAAAAATTGCTCACATTGCTGCTCAGAAATACCAAGGAAATACCCAAGTGGTACAAACTTCCCTACATTTTACATGAGGCATTTCCCCTGACACACTGTGGAACGCTGCTTGGGCCAGCAGCCACAGAGAGAAGAAACCTTGCGGTGCTCCACACGTGCTCAGCACAAACAGAGCTGCAAAgccccagggctcagccccagcgcAGCAAAGCAAAAGGCTTCTGGTGGGACAAACCAGGGGCCCGGTCACATCTGCCTCAGGCAGGCAGGTTGGGGGCTCTGGACCTACCAATGCCACCGAAAGGCAGTGAGGTCAGTGTCACTTGCATCAGGGTGTCGTTGCCGCAGAAGGTGCCGCTGCTCGTTCTTTCCAGCACCTGGTTCACCacctgggaggggaagggagaaggggatgTGACTGTGGTCTGCTGGCTCGGTGGCAGCGCTCCTCAGACATCAGCCAACTCTTCCCCCAGGCCAGGGTGCCCAGAGCATGCCCCAGGGCGTCAGCGGGGtgggcaccagccctgctgccccatTTCCTTCAGTCCCTTTTAGGCTCCGTGGACCGCACGCACCTTGCTGTCACAGGAGAAGGCGTAGACGGCCAGCGGCCGGGGCCGCGCGTTGATGAAGTCAATGGCTTCGTCCATGTTGGCCACGACGACGATGGGCAGGATGGGCCCAAAGATCTCCTCCTGCATGGCAGGATCAGAGGGCTGCACGTCTGCCAGCACTGTGGGGGCTGTGGAGAAGGGTTAAAGCAATGCATCACCCACTGCACAGGCACAGGCGCTCACACAAGCCCCGGGCTCACCAGGGACCTGCTGCTTCACAGATTCCTTTCCCCAGGAGAAGATGCTATGCATCCCTTGCAGACTGCAGCTTTGAGCCCTCCACGATCTCCCTGCGTCTCTGCCtaaaggcagctgcagagccttCCCCGCAGTCGTGGCTTGCACCATATCTCTGGTTCCCCATCTCACATCCCCATGCCAGGCACTTCTTCGCTCCCCACATGACAAACCACGCTCAGGCGCCCTCACCGATGTAGCGCTCCTTCTCGTCCGTCTGTCCCCCGATGGCCACGCGCCCGCTGCACAGCAGCGCCCGCACGCGGCGGAACTGCTTGTCCCCCACGATGCGGGCAAAGTCGGGGGACTCCTGCGGGTTGGGGCCAAAATATTCGGTGATGGCCTCGCGCAGGGCGGGCATCAGCTTGTCCTGCATCTCCACGCTGCACAGGATGTAGTCGGGCGCGATGCAGGTCTGCCCCGCATTGAAGAAGCGTCCCCAGGCCACCCGCCGGGCCACGTTCTGCACGTCGCAGGTGTCGGACACGTAGCAGGGGTTCTTGCCCCCCAGCTCCAGCGTCACCGGTGTCAGGTGCTTGGCAGCAGCTGTCATCACGATCCTGCCTACGGAGGGGCTGCCTGCGGGCCACAAGGGGATGCATCACAGTGGGGATTCCACCATGCTTCACCCTGGCTCTGGGATGTGGTACTCCAGGGGAAAGTGCATCAAGCCCTGCCAGACCCTCACCCCAGGTCCTTCATCAGGTCCCAGACTGAGGCTTTGGCTCTAGGGACGTACCAGTGAAGAAGATGTAGTCAAACTTGTTCTCCAGCAGCCTGGTGGTCTCCTGCACGCCCGCGGTCACCACGGCGAAGCAGTCCTGCGGTGTAAGAGGAAGGGTCCCCCTGTCAGCACCTGCCCAGGTCACTCTATCCCCATCCCCGCTAACAGCACCCCGGGCTGCTGGCCCATGGCCACTGGCTGAGCACAGAGGAAGGAGCCACATTGCCAAGGAGGCACAGGGCACAGCTCAGTGTGAGCAAGGGGTGGGAATGCCCCAGCCacgggacagggacagggagagcTTCTTACACTGTCCAAGTAGCAGGTCAGCATTTCGGCGACAAGCCTCTCGGTGTTCTTGGCTATCTCTGAGGGTTTGACAACTACACAATtccctgcagggagagggacaGGACATCAGGGCAGTGACATGGTCCTGGCACCCCAGACCAGGTCCCCCTGCTGGTGCCTGGGCGCTGCCTGCATCCTGGGGCAGGAGACAGATCTGGCTCCATGCAGCCGAGCCTCACCGGCAGCGATGGCCCCGATGAGGGGCACCAGGAAGAGGTGGATGGGGTAGTTCCAGGGCGCGATGATGAGCACCACCCCATAGGGGTCCCTGCGGATGAAGGCCGAGTCCAGCTGCATCACCTGCAAGAAAAGCCCCACCTCAGTGCCATTCCCGAACCCGCTCTGCCCCTTTTCATTTTGtctccccctcttcccttcccaggTCAGCCCGGAGCTTCTGCCCTACCAGGTTCTTGTCCACGTACTCGTCCTTCATCCAGTGGGACAGGTTGTTAAGGGTGTTGTTGAGCTCGTTCTTGCAGAGGAGGATCTCAGTGAAATAGGCCTCAAAGGATGGCTGGGGACAGACATCACCATAAGTGTCACCCCAACACCAaccccatctcctccccacccACAGGAGACATCTGCCCCCCCGTCTGCCCAcgaagggcagagcagaagaagCTATTAAGCAGAAATAGCCATTATCTCCTGCAGCCACTGGGGAACATCACAGTCACtgaaattttatgaaaacaggTATTtggccagaggaaaaaaaaatatatgtattttggaCCACACTGTGTTCTTGTACTGGTGCCTTTGCCCTTGTGGCCGCAAGTCACTGCACGCTGACCACTCGGGcacaggagctggaagcagagccCAGCGCCTCCTTCCACAGCCCACGCACAAGAGCTGGCCTCAAAGAGCTCGCTTTGTTCAAACAGCAACACGAAGAAGAGCAAGCACCTCGTGACCGCCCCGCGGGACGGAGCTCGGCCCAACGCCACCAGGCAGAAAAATCCCCGCAGCTCCCGGGGCTGCTGCGCCGAGCCAGCACACGGCTGGGACAGGCAGGTTGGGCAAGGTGCGGGGAATTAAACAAACCCAGCAGGTTTCTGCGAGATAAACCGTCCCAACAGGCAGTGACTAAATTGACCATGACTCGGGAGCGGCGTGCGGGCTGGGCGTCAGAGCCAGAATCGCAGGGGCTGTGGAGGCATTTCCTGCGCACGAGTCCTCTCCGCTGACATAACCGTGGCACAGCAGCACGGCCAAGGCCCGCTCTTGGGGGAAAAGCACGAAGACACCAGAAGTGAGTTTGGCAGGGTCGGGAATACCCCATCGCCCTGGAGAGAGAAGCTCTTTGCGCTATTAAGGCGAGTCTGCAAAGCCCCCGAACTCTGATGCTCCCAGGAGGCTCCACCACCAAGCCCCACTCGAGGGACCTTCgggtccccagcagctcccaagcTCCTCGACACGTGCCCGGCAGGCACATCGGACCTCCGGCAAAGCAacggggctgctctcagtgcaGGCAGCCGGTTACAGCACTGGGAGGATGAGGAAATCGCTGGTGAAGATGGGGCCATTGAGGGTTTTGGTGGGACACGAAGGGTGGCTGTGTGATGGGACATTAAGTCTGAGGTCACCCAGGTGCCTTCGATCATCAGCGGAGAGAAACCGGCATCCCTGGGGGCGAGGCACCCACCTCGGTGCGTAAGAGCAGATGAATTGTCCATCTAGCTATGAAGGCCTGCCTGCATAACAAGCGTATTACTAGACAACCGGCTCTAATTACATACAATTAGGAGAGGTGAACGACG
The genomic region above belongs to Cygnus olor isolate bCygOlo1 chromosome 5, bCygOlo1.pri.v2, whole genome shotgun sequence and contains:
- the LOC121071686 gene encoding aldehyde dehydrogenase family 3 member B1-like isoform X2; amino-acid sequence: MQQPHEPPVQQPPGCGKLIPVGGNAGGCAGAIPKGPVICSTVCGNPYAGLVSHLRAAWLSGKTRPLEYRLAQLEALGRFLEEKKQDILEATALDMGKPSFEAYFTEILLCKNELNNTLNNLSHWMKDEYVDKNLVMQLDSAFIRRDPYGVVLIIAPWNYPIHLFLVPLIGAIAAGNCVVVKPSEIAKNTERLVAEMLTCYLDSDCFAVVTAGVQETTRLLENKFDYIFFTGSPSVGRIVMTAAAKHLTPVTLELGGKNPCYVSDTCDVQNVARRVAWGRFFNAGQTCIAPDYILCSVEMQDKLMPALREAITEYFGPNPQESPDFARIVGDKQFRRVRALLCSGRVAIGGQTDEKERYIAPTVLADVQPSDPAMQEEIFGPILPIVVVANMDEAIDFINARPRPLAVYAFSCDSKVVNQVLERTSSGTFCGNDTLMQVTLTSLPFGGIGSSWLGEYHGKFTFDTFSQHRGCLHRNMGLEAINSLRYPPYNQQKLGLMTATFEIKRKGMCTLL
- the LOC121071686 gene encoding aldehyde dehydrogenase family 3 member B1-like isoform X1, with the protein product MQQPHEPPVQQPPGCGKLIPVGGNAGGCAGAIPKGPVICSTVCGNPYAGLVSHLRAAWLSGKTRPLEYRLAQLEALGRFLEEKKQDILEATALDMGKPSFEAYFTEILLCKNELNNTLNNLSHWMKDEYVDKNLVMQLDSAFIRRDPYGVVLIIAPWNYPIHLFLVPLIGAIAAGNCVVVKPSEIAKNTERLVAEMLTCYLDSDCFAVVTAGVQETTRLLENKFDYIFFTGSPSVGRIVMTAAAKHLTPVTLELGGKNPCYVSDTCDVQNVARRVAWGRFFNAGQTCIAPDYILCSVEMQDKLMPALREAITEYFGPNPQESPDFARIVGDKQFRRVRALLCSGRVAIGGQTDEKERYIAPTVLADVQPSDPAMQEEIFGPILPIVVVANMDEAIDFINARPRPLAVYAFSCDSKVVNQVLERTSSGTFCGNDTLMQVTLTSLPFGGIGNSGLGNTMASSPSTPSLSTAAACTATWAWRPSTACATRPTTSRSWG